From one Tetragenococcus osmophilus genomic stretch:
- the menA gene encoding 1,4-dihydroxy-2-naphthoate polyprenyltransferase, translated as MSIKVFLEVVEIKTKVASVFPFIIGILFSLSYFHEIHWGYTLLFFLGMIIFDMATTAINNFMDFKKAQTHTYKYEQNVIGRERLSQKKVRQMIFLMLATTFLIGVILSIQTGWMLFFMGGAVCFIGIFYTFGPIPLSRMPLGEIFSGVTMGLGIFAITVYLNTVRQQVFYLTLDFNEGNFLLTGQLWGLLALFWASLPLIFTIANIMLANNLRDIKTDIKNQRYTLVYYISNSTGVLLFQGLMYACYVSIVIGWLFGIYSWPILIVFSTLPKILRNLKAHRKDLSHPKSFGYAIKNMVLFNSSYALGLLLCIFW; from the coding sequence ATGTCAATAAAAGTTTTTTTGGAAGTTGTGGAAATCAAAACAAAGGTAGCCAGTGTATTTCCGTTTATTATAGGAATCCTGTTCTCCCTTTCTTATTTTCATGAGATTCATTGGGGCTATACTTTATTATTTTTTCTTGGAATGATTATCTTTGATATGGCGACTACGGCAATTAATAACTTTATGGATTTTAAAAAAGCCCAAACGCACACGTACAAATATGAGCAAAATGTGATTGGAAGGGAACGACTTTCTCAGAAAAAAGTTCGGCAAATGATTTTTCTTATGTTAGCAACAACGTTTTTGATTGGTGTGATTTTAAGCATACAAACTGGTTGGATGTTGTTTTTTATGGGAGGGGCTGTTTGCTTTATAGGGATCTTTTACACCTTTGGTCCGATCCCTTTGTCGCGTATGCCGTTAGGTGAAATATTTAGTGGTGTAACAATGGGGTTAGGTATATTCGCAATTACTGTTTATCTTAATACCGTTAGACAACAAGTTTTTTACCTAACTTTGGATTTTAATGAAGGAAATTTTTTACTAACAGGTCAACTATGGGGTCTTTTAGCTCTTTTTTGGGCCTCCCTTCCTTTAATATTTACTATTGCCAATATTATGCTCGCTAATAATTTACGTGATATAAAAACAGACATAAAAAATCAACGCTACACATTAGTCTATTACATTAGTAATTCAACTGGTGTGCTGTTATTTCAAGGACTGATGTATGCTTGCTATGTCTCGATTGTGATTGGTTGGCTTTTTGGTATTTACAGTTGGCCGATTCTTATTGTTTTTTCCACTTTACCGAAGATTTTACGAAACCTAAAAGCGCATAGAAAAGACTTATCGCATCCAAAAAGTTTTGGTTATGCGATTAAAAATATGGTTTTGTTTAATAGTAGTTATGCTTTGGGATTATTGTTATGTATTTTTTGGTAA
- the rpoB gene encoding DNA-directed RNA polymerase subunit beta: MAGNVVEYGKHRERRSFARISEVLELPNLIEVQTDSYQWFLDEGLREMFEDILPIDDFNGNLSLEFVDYELKTPKYTVEEARSHDANYSAPLQVTLRLTNRETGEIKSQEVFFGDFPLMTEQGTFIVNGAERVVVSQLVRSPGVYFSSKLDKNGRENFGNTVIPNRGAWLEMETDAKNISYVRIDRTRKIPMTVLARALGFGSDDTILDIFGDNDSLRNTIEKDLHKTATDSRTEEGLKDIYERLRPGEPKTADSSRNLLNARFFDPRRYDLAAVGRYKTNKKLDLQTRLLNLTLAETLADPETGEIILEKGTEITHQVMEDTLAAYIENGLNTVTYYPSEDGVVTDPMTVQVFKVFSPNDPDREVNVIGNGYPDSSVRTIRPADIIASMSYFFNLMEGIGSTDDIDHLGNRRIRSVGELLQNQFRIGLARMERVVRERMSIQDVDTLTPQQLINIRPVVASIKEFFGSSQLSQFMDQTNPLGELTHKRRLSALGPGGLTRDRAGYEVRDVHYSHYGRMCPIETPEGPNIGLINSLASYAKINKYGFIETPYRRVDRSTGKVTDTIDYLTADVEDRYVVAQANSPLNEDGTFAEDVVMARATSENLEVSIDKVDYMDVSPKQVVSVATACIPFLENDDSNRALMGANMQRQAVPLINPQSPWVGTGMEYMSAHDSGAALLCKADGVAEYVDATEIRVRRDNGALDVYHITKFRRSNSGTSYNQRTLVKQGDRVEKGDILADGPSMENGEMALGQNVVVGFMTWEGYNYEDAVIMSRRLVKDDVYTSVHIEEYESEARDTKLGPEEITREIPNVGEDALRDLDEMGIVRIGAEVRDGDLLVGKVTPKGVTELSAEERLLHAIFGEKAREVRDTSLRVPHGGGGIIHDVKIFTRESGDELSPGVNMLVRVYIVQKRKIQEGDKMSGRHGNKGVVSRIMPEEDMPFLPDGTPIDIMLNPLGVPSRMNIGQVLELHLGMAARQLGIHVATPVFDGATDGDVWETVEEAGMAKDAKTVLYDGRTGEPFDGRVSVGVMYMIKLAHMVDDKLHARSIGPYSLVTQQPLGGKAQFGGQRFGEMEVWALEAYGAAYTLQEILTYKSDDVVGRVRTYESIVKGEPIPKPGVPESFRVLVKELQSLGLDMRVLDDEKQEIELRDMDDENDDLITVDALEKFAEKQSADQVETDAESKEPEKQHFDEENNPADVPGD, from the coding sequence TTGGCTGGAAACGTAGTAGAATACGGAAAACATCGCGAACGAAGAAGTTTCGCGCGTATCAGTGAAGTATTAGAATTACCAAATTTGATCGAAGTTCAAACAGACTCTTACCAATGGTTTTTAGATGAAGGATTAAGAGAGATGTTTGAAGACATTTTGCCAATTGATGACTTTAATGGAAATCTTTCATTGGAATTTGTGGATTATGAACTAAAAACGCCAAAATATACCGTGGAAGAAGCGCGCTCACATGATGCAAATTACTCGGCACCATTACAAGTGACGTTACGTTTAACGAATAGAGAAACTGGGGAAATTAAATCGCAAGAGGTTTTCTTTGGGGATTTCCCACTGATGACAGAACAAGGAACGTTCATTGTGAACGGGGCTGAACGTGTTGTTGTTTCGCAATTAGTTCGCTCACCAGGGGTCTACTTTAGTAGTAAATTAGATAAAAATGGTCGCGAAAATTTCGGCAACACTGTTATTCCTAACCGTGGTGCATGGCTAGAGATGGAAACGGACGCTAAGAATATTTCTTATGTCAGAATTGACCGGACACGTAAAATTCCTATGACAGTCTTGGCACGTGCTTTAGGATTTGGTTCGGATGATACGATTTTAGATATTTTTGGTGACAATGATTCTTTACGTAACACGATTGAAAAAGATCTACACAAAACAGCGACTGATTCAAGAACGGAAGAAGGATTAAAAGATATTTATGAACGTCTGCGTCCAGGCGAACCCAAAACGGCAGATAGTTCACGTAACCTTTTAAATGCTCGTTTCTTTGATCCGCGTCGGTATGATTTAGCAGCTGTGGGTCGTTATAAGACGAATAAAAAATTAGATTTGCAAACACGTTTGTTGAATTTAACTTTAGCTGAAACATTAGCAGATCCTGAAACAGGCGAAATTATCCTGGAAAAAGGTACTGAAATTACACATCAAGTAATGGAAGATACTTTAGCAGCATATATCGAGAATGGATTGAATACTGTAACTTACTATCCTTCAGAAGATGGAGTTGTTACTGATCCGATGACCGTCCAAGTATTCAAGGTGTTCTCTCCTAATGATCCTGATCGCGAAGTAAACGTTATAGGAAATGGTTATCCAGATTCTAGTGTACGTACGATTCGCCCAGCAGATATCATAGCTTCAATGAGTTATTTCTTTAACCTAATGGAAGGTATTGGAAGTACGGACGATATTGACCACTTAGGAAATCGTCGTATTCGTTCCGTAGGGGAATTGTTGCAAAACCAATTTCGTATTGGCTTAGCTCGAATGGAACGTGTTGTACGTGAACGGATGTCTATTCAAGATGTGGATACATTAACGCCACAACAATTGATTAATATTCGTCCAGTAGTGGCCAGCATCAAAGAATTTTTTGGTTCTTCTCAATTATCACAATTTATGGATCAAACCAATCCGCTTGGCGAATTAACACACAAACGTCGTTTGTCTGCTTTAGGACCTGGTGGTTTGACTCGTGATCGTGCTGGTTATGAAGTACGAGATGTTCACTATTCTCACTATGGACGCATGTGTCCAATTGAAACACCAGAAGGTCCTAACATTGGATTGATTAATAGTTTAGCTTCTTATGCGAAAATTAATAAATATGGTTTTATTGAAACACCTTATCGTCGCGTGGATCGTTCTACAGGTAAAGTGACTGATACGATTGATTATTTAACAGCTGACGTTGAAGATCGTTATGTTGTAGCCCAAGCCAACAGTCCATTAAATGAAGATGGGACATTTGCAGAAGATGTAGTTATGGCACGTGCAACAAGTGAAAACTTAGAAGTTTCGATTGATAAAGTTGACTATATGGACGTATCGCCTAAGCAAGTAGTTTCAGTGGCTACAGCTTGTATTCCATTTTTAGAAAATGATGACTCTAACCGGGCTTTGATGGGCGCTAACATGCAACGTCAAGCAGTTCCTTTGATTAATCCACAATCTCCTTGGGTTGGTACAGGAATGGAATATATGTCTGCTCATGATTCTGGTGCTGCTTTGTTATGTAAAGCTGATGGGGTTGCTGAATATGTTGACGCAACTGAAATCCGAGTGCGTCGTGATAATGGCGCGTTAGATGTATATCATATTACGAAATTCCGTCGTTCTAATTCAGGGACAAGTTATAACCAACGTACATTGGTTAAACAAGGAGACAGAGTCGAAAAAGGCGACATCTTAGCTGATGGACCTTCTATGGAAAATGGAGAAATGGCTCTAGGACAAAACGTTGTTGTCGGCTTTATGACTTGGGAAGGTTATAACTATGAAGACGCGGTAATTATGAGTCGTCGTTTAGTAAAAGACGATGTTTATACTTCAGTTCATATTGAAGAGTATGAATCTGAAGCTCGCGATACGAAATTAGGCCCAGAAGAAATTACGCGTGAAATTCCTAATGTTGGAGAAGATGCGCTAAGAGATCTTGATGAAATGGGCATTGTACGAATTGGTGCTGAAGTTCGTGATGGTGATCTTTTAGTAGGTAAAGTAACACCAAAAGGAGTTACAGAACTATCTGCAGAAGAACGCTTATTACATGCTATTTTTGGTGAAAAAGCTCGGGAAGTACGTGATACTTCACTTAGAGTTCCCCATGGCGGCGGCGGCATCATTCATGACGTGAAAATTTTTACTCGAGAATCTGGAGATGAATTATCTCCTGGAGTGAATATGCTTGTTCGGGTTTATATCGTGCAAAAACGTAAAATCCAAGAAGGGGATAAAATGTCTGGTCGTCACGGAAATAAAGGGGTTGTCTCTCGTATTATGCCAGAAGAAGACATGCCTTTCTTGCCAGATGGCACACCAATTGACATTATGTTAAACCCATTAGGGGTTCCATCACGGATGAATATTGGACAAGTACTTGAATTACACTTAGGAATGGCTGCTAGACAGTTAGGCATTCACGTAGCAACACCAGTCTTTGATGGTGCAACTGACGGAGACGTTTGGGAAACAGTAGAAGAAGCAGGTATGGCAAAAGATGCTAAGACAGTTCTTTATGATGGTCGTACTGGCGAACCTTTTGATGGTAGGGTTTCTGTAGGTGTTATGTATATGATTAAATTAGCTCACATGGTAGATGACAAACTACACGCTCGTTCAATTGGACCTTACTCTCTAGTTACGCAACAACCTCTTGGTGGGAAAGCACAATTTGGTGGACAACGTTTTGGTGAAATGGAAGTTTGGGCATTGGAAGCATACGGCGCTGCTTATACTCTACAAGAAATCTTGACTTACAAGTCAGATGATGTGGTAGGTCGCGTAAGAACCTATGAATCCATTGTTAAAGGCGAACCAATACCAAAACCCGGTGTTCCTGAATCCTTCCGTGTGTTAGTTAAAGAATTACAATCACTTGGATTAGATATGCGTGTTCTAGATGATGAAAAACAAGAAATTGAATTACGCGATATGGATGATGAAAATGATGATTTGATTACTGTGGATGCTTTGGAAAAATTTGCTGAAAAACAAAGTGCTGATCAAGTAGAAACAGATGCTGAAAGTAAAGAACCAGAAAAGCAACATTTTGATGAAGAAAATAATCCGGCAGATGTTCCTGGAGATTAA
- the pplA gene encoding extracellular electron transfer flavoprotein PplA — protein MKTRKFMTGVAALAFSTIILGACSPDDAGEENGGNDSQSSAAQEETTESSEDTEVVSGALLQDGTYSLQELNDQNGYHVEFSITTEDGEITESNYDYVNADGESKQDDTEYNEQMEEESGVAPEDFIPQLNEALENEQNPENVEVVSGATHSSHSFQNYAQQLVQASQEGNTDEIEIDNGADLQDGTYTLEEQNYSNGYRTVFSIVVEDGEITESNYDNVDEDGNSKQDDDEYNEAMEEESGVSAEEYIDTLNEELVDTMDDEDAAPGDVEAVSGATHSSESFVLYAEQLVNAAEKGETDTIEVDNFVEE, from the coding sequence ATGAAAACAAGGAAGTTTATGACAGGGGTTGCTGCGTTGGCTTTTTCTACGATTATATTGGGAGCGTGTTCACCAGATGATGCAGGAGAAGAAAATGGCGGAAATGATTCACAATCTTCTGCGGCTCAAGAGGAGACCACAGAGTCTTCGGAAGATACAGAAGTAGTTTCAGGGGCTTTGTTACAAGATGGTACTTATTCACTACAAGAGTTAAACGATCAAAACGGGTATCATGTTGAATTTTCAATTACAACAGAAGATGGTGAAATTACAGAATCAAATTATGATTATGTAAACGCAGACGGCGAATCAAAACAAGATGACACAGAATATAATGAACAAATGGAAGAAGAATCTGGGGTTGCTCCTGAAGATTTTATTCCACAATTAAATGAAGCACTTGAAAATGAGCAAAATCCGGAAAATGTTGAGGTTGTTTCTGGAGCAACACATAGTTCTCATTCTTTCCAAAATTATGCACAACAGTTAGTACAAGCATCCCAAGAAGGCAATACTGACGAAATCGAGATTGATAATGGGGCTGATTTACAAGATGGTACTTATACCTTGGAAGAGCAAAATTATAGTAACGGTTACCGTACAGTATTTTCTATCGTAGTTGAAGATGGCGAAATTACAGAGTCCAATTACGATAATGTAGATGAAGATGGAAACTCAAAACAAGATGACGATGAATACAATGAAGCAATGGAAGAAGAGTCTGGTGTAAGCGCAGAGGAATATATTGACACATTAAACGAAGAACTAGTTGACACAATGGATGATGAGGATGCTGCACCTGGCGATGTAGAAGCAGTGTCAGGAGCAACACATAGTTCAGAATCATTTGTTCTTTATGCTGAACAATTGGTAAACGCTGCTGAAAAAGGCGAAACGGATACAATTGAAGTCGATAACTTCGTAGAAGAATAA
- a CDS encoding NAD(P)/FAD-dependent oxidoreductase: MAKQNIVVVGAGYAGVSATKFMAKKFKKNEDVSITLIDRHSYHTMMTELHEVAAARVEPGAIQYDLQRLFCRKKNVQLVTDTVTNIDKEEKMVQTKNGQYPFDHLIIGMGGEPNDFGTPGVKDHGFTLWSFEDALRIREHIEKTVAKAALEPNAELRQAMLTFVVCGSGFTGIEMIGELIDWKERLAKDNKLDPSEIHLKVVEALPTILNMLGRNDAAKAERYLKKKNVDLLINSPIVEVAPDHIKLKDGSTVATHTLIWTAGVKATSDAADFGLETARGNRLVANEYMQAKGYEDKNIYIAGDLVYYEEFPDTPTPQIVQAAEQTGHTAANHIVSSINGGQSHKFKGNYQGFMVSVGAKWGVANLFDTIHLSGFLAMIMKHIVNLKYFFDIRTGYYMFQYIMHEFFRVKDDRNVARGHTSRNSNVLWSVPLRVFYGLVWFLEAFKKIVGDGKWFTPSTWFGEGSWFEGDSVFPWTWDYQSVTDAASGASEAADAASGASDAGADAAVEAGNTVFGLSYAYGEEPMAVIENSPEWFMNIMKTIMPNMEVAMFFQKMMVFIEIGIALCLMAGLFTWLVNGVTIVLVATFCLSGMFYWVNIWFVPVAFALMNGSGRAIGLDHWVIPWLQRTLGKWRYGRPKSLYGQK, encoded by the coding sequence ATGGCTAAACAAAACATCGTCGTCGTTGGAGCAGGGTACGCGGGTGTTTCAGCTACAAAGTTCATGGCCAAAAAGTTTAAAAAAAATGAGGATGTCTCGATTACTTTAATCGACCGTCATTCTTATCATACAATGATGACTGAACTTCATGAAGTAGCAGCAGCACGCGTAGAACCCGGAGCAATTCAGTACGACTTACAGCGACTTTTTTGTCGTAAAAAGAATGTGCAACTTGTAACAGATACAGTTACGAATATAGATAAAGAAGAAAAAATGGTCCAAACTAAAAATGGTCAGTATCCTTTTGACCACTTAATTATTGGTATGGGCGGTGAACCAAATGATTTTGGGACACCAGGTGTTAAAGACCACGGATTTACACTTTGGTCTTTTGAAGATGCTTTGCGCATTCGTGAACATATCGAAAAAACTGTAGCTAAAGCTGCTTTAGAACCCAATGCTGAACTTCGGCAAGCAATGCTGACATTTGTTGTGTGTGGTTCCGGGTTTACTGGAATTGAGATGATAGGCGAACTAATTGATTGGAAAGAACGCCTTGCTAAAGATAATAAACTCGATCCTAGTGAAATCCACTTGAAAGTTGTAGAAGCTTTGCCAACCATTTTAAATATGTTGGGAAGAAATGATGCTGCTAAAGCTGAACGTTATCTCAAAAAGAAAAATGTAGACCTACTAATAAATTCACCAATTGTTGAAGTAGCTCCTGATCATATCAAATTAAAAGATGGATCAACTGTGGCTACCCATACTTTAATTTGGACTGCAGGTGTTAAAGCAACTTCTGACGCTGCTGATTTTGGCTTAGAAACAGCTCGCGGCAATCGTCTAGTTGCTAATGAATACATGCAAGCAAAAGGTTATGAAGATAAAAATATTTATATTGCCGGCGATTTAGTCTACTATGAAGAATTTCCTGATACCCCTACGCCACAAATCGTACAAGCTGCAGAACAAACAGGGCATACTGCTGCTAATCATATTGTTAGTTCGATTAATGGTGGCCAAAGTCATAAATTTAAAGGAAACTATCAAGGCTTTATGGTTTCTGTTGGTGCTAAATGGGGTGTAGCCAATTTATTCGATACTATTCATTTAAGTGGCTTTTTAGCAATGATAATGAAACATATTGTAAACTTAAAATATTTCTTTGATATTCGTACCGGTTATTATATGTTCCAATACATTATGCACGAGTTTTTCCGGGTAAAAGATGATCGCAATGTAGCCCGTGGTCATACTTCACGTAACAGTAACGTCTTATGGAGCGTGCCTTTACGTGTTTTCTACGGCTTAGTATGGTTTTTAGAAGCTTTCAAAAAAATCGTAGGCGACGGCAAGTGGTTTACCCCGAGTACTTGGTTTGGTGAAGGCTCTTGGTTTGAAGGAGATAGCGTCTTTCCTTGGACTTGGGACTATCAATCTGTAACTGATGCAGCTTCTGGGGCAAGTGAAGCCGCCGATGCAGCTAGTGGAGCTTCTGATGCTGGTGCTGATGCAGCAGTTGAAGCAGGAAATACTGTTTTTGGCTTAAGTTATGCTTACGGCGAAGAACCAATGGCAGTCATTGAAAATTCTCCTGAATGGTTTATGAATATTATGAAAACAATTATGCCTAATATGGAAGTAGCGATGTTTTTCCAAAAAATGATGGTATTTATTGAAATTGGAATTGCTCTTTGCTTAATGGCTGGTTTATTTACTTGGTTAGTTAATGGAGTAACCATTGTATTAGTAGCTACTTTTTGTTTATCCGGAATGTTTTACTGGGTAAATATCTGGTTTGTACCTGTAGCATTTGCCTTAATGAACGGTTCAGGTCGAGCTATCGGATTAGATCATTGGGTTATCCCATGGTTACAACGCACATTAGGTAAATGGCGCTACGGCAGGCCAAAATCACTATACGGACAAAAATAG
- a CDS encoding Gx transporter family protein, with translation MSNLRKMIFISLLIAQGVVIGLLENMIPYPFSFAPGAKLGLANLITIIALFTMPKKDSFLLVWLRLLLTTLLGGTLSTFLYSMSGAMLSYFGMLLVKKIGPKFVSIIGISATGGFMHNVGQLLTAAFIAQSWSVLLYLPILSFLGILSGIAIGIAANYLLQRVDTLRRFQIEHEQYTQQKWSPH, from the coding sequence ATGAGTAATTTAAGAAAAATGATTTTTATTTCGCTTTTAATAGCCCAAGGCGTCGTTATTGGCCTACTTGAAAATATGATTCCTTACCCATTTTCTTTTGCTCCGGGGGCTAAATTAGGCTTAGCAAATTTAATCACTATCATTGCCTTATTTACTATGCCAAAAAAAGATAGCTTCCTGCTTGTATGGTTACGTCTACTTTTAACTACTCTTTTAGGAGGAACTTTATCCACATTTTTATACAGTATGAGCGGTGCCATGCTAAGTTACTTTGGCATGCTACTAGTAAAAAAAATAGGACCAAAATTTGTTAGTATTATTGGTATCAGCGCAACAGGCGGTTTTATGCACAATGTCGGACAACTGCTAACGGCCGCTTTTATTGCTCAATCATGGAGCGTCTTACTTTATTTACCTATTTTATCTTTTTTAGGTATCTTGTCAGGCATCGCTATAGGGATTGCTGCCAATTATCTATTGCAACGAGTAGATACACTGCGACGCTTTCAAATAGAACATGAGCAATATACACAACAAAAATGGTCACCGCATTAA
- a CDS encoding FAD:protein FMN transferase, which translates to MKRRLAAFLVLFVALIFNVACSSESNEGEANQATETSYAEGMKKEPYTQEEFLLGTYTRIRIFDQDKEDVLQPAFDRIEDLGDKITINESGSEIDEINENAGEKPVKVSKDIYDLLKQAQEYSEASEGGFNLTIGAITQLWRIGFDDARKPAQEEIDEALKHIDYDKVEFDDEKQTVYLEDEDMIIDLGAIAKGYIADEAVKVLKDHDVQSAIVDLGGNIYVVGHSNRGENEEWTVGIQDPNDDRGSVLGTIKESDKTIVTSGIYERYLEENGETYHHLFDSETGYPYDNDVASATVITDNSIDGDALTTVIFDRGVKEGLEYIENETSEGTSAIFVTQEDRVYTTDDIEGSFQLEEDSKYTLGDRSELE; encoded by the coding sequence ATGAAAAGAAGGCTAGCAGCTTTTCTTGTGTTATTTGTTGCACTTATTTTTAATGTGGCGTGTAGCAGTGAAAGTAATGAAGGAGAAGCTAATCAAGCGACAGAAACTTCTTATGCAGAAGGGATGAAAAAAGAGCCCTATACACAAGAAGAATTTTTACTAGGTACTTATACGCGAATTCGCATTTTTGATCAAGATAAAGAAGACGTTTTGCAGCCAGCTTTTGATCGAATTGAAGACCTAGGAGATAAAATTACCATCAATGAATCTGGTTCAGAAATTGATGAAATTAATGAAAATGCTGGCGAAAAACCGGTGAAAGTTTCAAAAGACATTTATGATTTGTTAAAACAAGCTCAAGAGTATAGTGAAGCGTCTGAAGGCGGTTTTAATTTGACAATTGGCGCCATTACACAGCTTTGGCGGATTGGATTCGATGATGCCCGTAAGCCAGCGCAAGAGGAAATCGACGAAGCGTTAAAACATATTGATTATGACAAAGTAGAATTTGACGATGAGAAACAGACTGTCTATTTAGAGGATGAAGATATGATTATTGATCTTGGAGCGATTGCCAAGGGATACATCGCTGATGAAGCAGTAAAAGTTTTAAAGGATCATGACGTTCAATCCGCCATTGTTGATTTAGGAGGTAATATTTATGTAGTAGGTCATAGTAATCGCGGTGAAAATGAAGAATGGACTGTGGGCATTCAAGATCCTAATGATGATCGTGGCTCGGTCTTAGGTACTATAAAAGAATCGGATAAAACAATAGTGACTTCAGGAATTTATGAGCGTTATTTGGAAGAAAATGGAGAAACCTATCATCACCTTTTTGATTCAGAAACGGGTTATCCTTATGACAATGACGTCGCTAGTGCTACTGTTATTACGGATAACTCCATTGACGGCGATGCCTTGACTACAGTAATTTTTGACAGGGGCGTTAAAGAAGGGCTGGAATACATTGAAAATGAAACATCTGAAGGTACTTCTGCTATCTTTGTAACTCAAGAGGATAGAGTCTATACGACAGATGATATTGAAGGCAGTTTTCAACTAGAGGAAGATTCGAAATACACATTAGGGGATCGTAGTGAGTTAGAGTAA
- a CDS encoding biotin--[acetyl-CoA-carboxylase] ligase, producing MSTKQKILTILRQDGNIVSGEKLAATLDISRTAIWKAVRELEKTGYHIEHFPNGYRYLTSDVLEKELITNPYLPASTIFIKEETKSTMDDAKVAAIKQQSSPALFIAEKQTGGHGRFGRSFYSPNGQIYMSLLLEPNQAFEELPQYTILAAVALSLAIDHYTGKQTQIKWVNDIYLEGKKVCGILSEATSNFEAGRIQHVILGCGINFSLDSQSFPANLQTKAGPIFPQKNPPITRNQLIQLIWQYFFELLEDLPNNKYLDVYRRKSLVLGRIVQFSQQGITYRGKATEITDTGELVVQTSQGNKTLSSGEISLKAIE from the coding sequence ATGTCTACGAAACAAAAAATCCTTACTATCCTAAGACAAGATGGTAACATTGTCTCTGGTGAAAAGTTAGCTGCTACTTTGGATATTTCTCGTACAGCTATTTGGAAAGCAGTACGAGAATTAGAAAAAACAGGCTACCACATTGAACATTTTCCTAACGGTTATCGCTATTTAACCTCAGACGTTCTTGAAAAAGAATTAATAACAAATCCATATCTACCTGCTTCAACTATTTTCATCAAGGAAGAAACAAAATCAACAATGGATGATGCTAAAGTGGCTGCGATTAAACAACAAAGTTCTCCTGCATTATTTATCGCAGAAAAACAAACAGGTGGCCATGGTCGTTTTGGACGTTCCTTTTATTCACCTAATGGACAAATTTACATGAGCTTATTATTAGAACCTAACCAAGCATTCGAAGAATTGCCGCAATACACGATTTTAGCTGCTGTAGCATTAAGTTTAGCCATTGACCACTATACGGGGAAACAAACGCAAATTAAATGGGTAAACGATATCTATTTAGAGGGGAAAAAAGTTTGCGGAATTTTATCTGAAGCCACAAGTAATTTTGAAGCCGGTAGAATCCAGCATGTCATCTTAGGTTGTGGTATCAATTTTTCATTAGATTCACAGAGTTTTCCTGCAAATCTACAAACAAAGGCTGGCCCCATCTTCCCGCAAAAAAACCCTCCAATAACACGTAATCAGTTAATACAACTCATCTGGCAATACTTTTTTGAACTGCTTGAAGATTTGCCAAATAACAAATACTTAGACGTTTATCGTAGGAAATCATTGGTTCTAGGAAGGATAGTACAATTTAGCCAACAAGGAATCACTTACCGTGGTAAAGCAACTGAAATTACCGACACAGGAGAACTAGTCGTTCAAACCAGCCAGGGAAATAAGACTCTTTCTTCTGGTGAAATCAGCTTAAAAGCTATTGAATGA